From a region of the Anomalospiza imberbis isolate Cuckoo-Finch-1a 21T00152 chromosome 3, ASM3175350v1, whole genome shotgun sequence genome:
- the LTV1 gene encoding protein LTV1 homolog: MPHKKKKPFIEKKKAVTFHLVHRSQRDPLAADDTAPQRVLLPTQKGHEEQRREEQRKYGVFFDDDYDYLQHLKEASGPSELVPSVRGQQSRIVITSEGHIEDEIQRISAPSIKLPSSVFATEFEEDVGLLNKAAPVSGPRLDFDPDIVAALDDDFDFDNPENILEDDFVLQANKPQKRGPDAEDEDEWEDMEDDSDEKDSCSTDKDYDSEGPLSDGDVNGQTKEFLFMQEETRSRFTEYSMTSSVIRRNEQLTLLDDRFEKFYEQFDEDEIGALDNVELEGYINTDNARLQEVLDDYYKEKAKNCVKLDALEPNEDLDSLANEESEEEKEEIVTVVIEEPKEKWDCESILSTYSNLYNHPTLIKEPSKPKPIKISQKTGIPLHVLPQKGLTAKQVERMQMINGSDLPKASTQPRSKAESKEDRKARKQAIKEERKERRMEKKANKLAFKQEKTRQEKELLNLKQNVQGLKLS; encoded by the exons ATG CCTCACAAGAAGAAAAAGCCCTTCATAGAGAAGAAGAAAGCAGTAACATTTCACTTAGTGCACCGAAGTCAGAGGGATCCTCTTGCTGCTGATGATACTGCACCCCAGAGAGTTCTGCTGCCCACACAGAAA GGGCATGAGGAGCAAAGAAGGGAAGAACAGCGCAAGTATGGTGTCTTCTTTGATGATGACTATGACTATTTGCAGCACCTCAAAGAAGCCTCTGGTCCCTCTGAGCTTGTCCCATCTGTGCGTGGACAGCAAAGCAGAATTGTCATCACAAGTGAGGGGCACATAGAGGATGAAATTCAGAGAATTTCA GCTCCATCCATTAAGTTGCCTTCCTCGGTATTTGCTACAGAGTTTGAAGAGGATGTGGGCTTGTTAAATAAAGCTGCTCCTGTTTCAG GACCACGGCTAGATTTTGACCCAGATATTGTTGCAGCTCTTGATGATGACTTTGACTTTGACAATCCAGAAAATATCCTGGAAGATGATTTTGTTCTACAAGCAAATAAACCACAGAAGCG GGGACCAGATGCTGAGGATGAAGATGAATGGGAAGATATGGAAGATGATAGTGATGAAAAGGATAGCTGCAGTACTGATAAAGACTATGATTCAGAAGGTCCTTTGTCAGATGGTGATGTTAATGGACAGACAAAAGAATTCCTTTTTATGCAAGAAGAAACCAGGAGTCGTTTCACGGAATATTCTATGACATCTTCAGTAATAAGACGGAATGAGCAGTTAACCCTGTTGGATGACAGATTTGAGAAG TTTTATGAACAATTTGATGAAGATGAGATTGGAGCCTTAGATAACGTGGAGTTAGAAGGCTACATTAACACAGACAATGCTCGGCTGCAGGAAGTCCTGGATGATTACtacaaagagaaagcaaagaa TTGTGTGAAATTGGATGCTCTTGAACCTAATGAAGATTTGGACTCTCTTGCAAATGAAGAAagtgaggaggaaaaggaagaaatagtaACTGTAGTTATTGAGGAGCCAAAAGAAAAGTGGGATTGTGAATCCATTTTGA GTACCTATTCAAACTTATATAATCACCCAACACTTATTAAGGAGCCATCAAAG CCCAAACCAATAAAAATTTCTCAGAAGACTGGAATTCCCCTACACGTCCTGCCTCAGAAAGGTCTCACTGCTAAGCAGGTGGAACGCATGCAAATGATAAATGGCAGTGACCTGCCAAAAGCATCAACACAGCCTCGTTCCAAAGCTGAGAGCAAAGAGGATCGCAAAGCCAGAAAACAGGCAATAAAAGAGGAGCGAAAG GAACGCAGAATGGAGAAGAAAGCCAACAAGCTGGCCTTCAAACAGGAGAAAACAAGACAAGAGAAAGAGTTGCTCAATCTGAAACAAAATGTGCAAGGTCTGAAGCTGTCCTGA